Within the Glycine max cultivar Williams 82 chromosome 12, Glycine_max_v4.0, whole genome shotgun sequence genome, the region taccCTAGGTCAaaccctttttttctattttcatttttcaaaagtcaAACTTTGACATCACTCATGTGAACTGACAAATCATATTTCAGTGGAGGCCcaattatttttcaacaataCTTGGGCTAGGCTACATACAACTTGGGCAAGGGAACTGCTTGgggcacccaacatttttgctGGTACACCCAATAGTTTTTCAAAATGCTGAAAATACCCTTATTCAATTCTGCAACACCTTTTTTCGTAAAACTGCACTTCCTTAGTGTCACTTGCTTTTGTTAGCGTCCTTTTGTGAGCATTTGTTGTCGTCGATAGTGTACGTGCATTGTTTATTGATACAGTGAAGTTCGGTGGTTTTTCGTCGCCGGAGAAGAAGAGGTGCgtatttgttttttcaaaacatacgAATTACagtatgttttgatttttttttaattataatttatttagaattttttatacatttaatttatttacaaaatttgataattaaaaaattgatatttaacttaatgttgtatttagatgtttattatagtaattaatagttaaaaaaattgatatttaattgtATTTGGATGTTTATTACAATGAtcgaaaattaaacaaatattctatttaattgaatgatatatttagatgtttattagaGCAATTGATGATTAAACAAATTtggtatttaattgaatgatgtatttagatatttattagtgattgaaaattagacaaatatgatatttaattgaatgatgtatttaaatgtttattacaacaaatgataattaaacaaaattgatatttaattgaatgaagtatttattagaatttatatgatatttattagtcatttgtttaattataatattaattttttattttttataattgaacatattaatgaaaatatgtaGTGAAAATGTATTCTGTGACTATATGATctacaatacattttttttttaattttgtatagaGCTATATTTGTGTCGATAACAAATGAGGtggttgtataattttttagtcattttttgtttatcattgaatttgttaaatattttattaagatggacgaagaacAGTGGAGGTATGATACTATAAAGTCtaaagaagttgatatgaatgttGAAAATGAGAAAGATGCTGACGTGAAAGTAGAACATGTTGATTGCTCTGATGCCTTTAATACTTCTCTGGTATTTGTCTAATTTGTTGTTGGTACAGTAATTCTATTACATAAATGTTCATTGATCTCAGACCTTCTTTAAATTgtgtaacatattttttttacgagATCATTGTCTTTTACCACCATTGGCGTTGTTGTGAAATACACATTGTCATTATCAGACAAAGTAATGGTCCACCCCATACATAGGTAGAATGCAGTGTTACACAAATTTGTTAAGGCTGAAAACTGAATTTGTTGATTTAGGTGAAGaatgaacataaaatatgttatttccaCTGACATTtcgataaataattattttgttgacattttgttatgttatgcATGTTATTTCCACTAATTGTGTTGCTTTGATAAGATAACTTAAAAAAGTTAGGACATAAATAAGtactttgaaaataacaaacataCATTGGTAATTTGTTAAGGACAAATTAAGTTATTCCTCAAATCAACATTAACGGCTAATTAACGATAAATAGAtaacaaaaaattgtataaaataattaaccacGTGTCCGTAAGTAACATaccaaatttataaattaaccaaatgtcaatgtcaataaataaatgtatcaaataaaaaaaattatccacaaaattaaaaataacatatataaggCAAAAAAAAGGAGTCACTTGcttttatttatagagaaaaggTGAATAGGGAGAATAGGGAACGAAGAAGAAGCAAGGAAGAAAAAGCAACAACAAGGAGAGGAGAAACGTAAACGGCAATGAACAACGACTCGTACGGAAGAGtcacttgtttttatttatagagaaaaggTGAAGGGCATTTTAGCCCTTTTACCTTAGATGCTGGGTGTCCCAGCAAAAATGCTGGTGGCCAAAGCAACATCTCTAGGCAAAGAGAGCTGGGGTTGGAGATGTGGGTAGCAGCCCGTCCTTGGGAAATCTGGGTTCGTTTTCAGGGCCCAATGACAAGGAAAACCAATGGCCAGCCATACATAGAAGCAAAGTAGATAAAAAAGATCacattgataatattaatagCAAAGTGCCGTTGTCTAAGCCTGAGTTGTCAAACCGAAAGGAAACTCAAGGGAAAGAAAACATCATTACAGAGCTGTCTACGAACACTCTGGCCAAATAAACCACGCTGTCACCTGTGTCATCTGTGGTGATTAATCAATTACTTGACGTGTCCCTTGTATGGCACAATCTTTTTTATTCATCGTATTTCTTGTCATTCATTtcgcattttttttcaaatttggtcTGAAGAGATTCAGGTgtcccttatatatatatatatatatatatatatatataatctggTGTGTACATCAAATGAGGAGACTTGTAATTTGTATTTTCGTGATCAGTTAGAAACATGGATGATCTTTGCATCTTACCAATCCCATAAGGAGTTTTTTGATGGTTGAAACCTGAGGATAATATACTATCCTCTCCAATTGAaggcaaggttttaaattgtatCGCAATAGTGGATGCAGTTTTGtcgcattttttttatatcgtaGAAAATTGTGAACAAATGTTACCGATATGATCATAATTACGGTCACATCAAAAGGTGACATTGCGGTTGTGAACGCTTAAAGAAACCTTGATGTTGGCAGCCAGAATCAGTCGAtgaccattttttaaaaaccttgTTTCAAGGTAACAGTGATTTCAAATGTTGGCGAAAGATAATCTTATGGTCATTATACAGTAATATACGATTCAGATCCgatggtttttctttttcttagaagataaaaaatacccAATTTCAATAATTGAGTGACTATCTTCAACCCTCTTCTTCCACTatttattaaaccaaaataatcAGCAAAAGTATTATCTTCCTTTCCCATGTCAGAACCCTGAGGTTTCTGATTTGGTGTAACATAATTAAGCTACTTTGGCgtttaattatatgaatatCATTGGACGATTTCTGGTAgtttaatttaagaaataagGTGGTGTCATATTCATTAAATACTTGCCACTTTCCACATAGTAACCTGAGTTGTATGATGTATGACGGATTGATGACCCattagaattttgtttttttgatgtAATCTTATTTATCAACCGACTATCAGCAGTACTAACTACCGAAAAATGATTGCCACAATCTCAAGAGAGGCCAAAtgtttttttcatcattttattttttcattatcctCTTGAAGAAGAGCATTCCCAAGTGAACATTACAAAAGATCTTTATGAGGCTCTGGGATTACAAGGTAGGGGACCACAGACAGGTGTACAAGTATCACACTTTAGTGGTGGTATCCATAGTGTGAACTTATTCATAATTGAGCCTGGTTGTGCTCGTCCATCACCCCTCCTTTTCATGGCTCCCCCAGCAGATgttgttttttacttttcccACTTGTTTTTACCTATTAGGATTTATCTACCCAAATCATGAGTCATGATGGACTTCTGCCACCAAAAGATACCCCCCACCCCTCAAAACAGTTACCTCATGTTACTGTTGTAAGgcttaaaaacaaacaaaaaagcacCTGATATTTTTCTAGAAGGTAAGAAGATATGTTTGGTTCAAAATTACATGGTAGAAAACCATTGTACTACAAGTTTAAAGCTTTCATTTGAAACTAAACTCACCTTCTGAGTTAACTAAGTAGGTAGGTGAGTGGGTCATCAAAGATGACTTGGGGATGTTTTCTTCTGTCACTTTTTCATTCCTAATCAAGCTTTCAGTCACTATCATAGCATACTAAACTAGCTGAAGAACTACAATTAtgacatgagaaaagaaaagcattAAACCATACTAAATTTAGTATATTTGCCCTTTAACCAAGCTAGGAATCAACTCTCACACAACCCATTCTTCTTTGTCAATAGTTTTCTACTGTTCATGGACAATGACTTCTCAGTCAAATGCTCCCAAAAACGAAGCAAGAAAGAGATAGGTGTAATGAAGCTGTAGATCTCTTTCCAATTGTTTTTGCAGGATGGGGAAGCTAGTGTCTAGTGATGGGTGGATGGTTGTACTAAAAAGTAgtaaaaaaggaacaaaacaaCAATCATTCTTATGCAAAGATAAGGAATCAATGAAACAGTAATGATATTCCTACAAATTTTCTCAGAACACTTTATACAACatcagaagagaagaaaaaaagtgataagCAGAGTGACacaatagaaaaatagaaagaaaaaattgagtCCAAAAAAGTGTTGTGAGAAAAATGTCTGAGAATATGATTACTTCCATTAAAAGGCTATCTTCTTTCTCTCATTTGAAACAAGACAGCAACATTCATACCAAGCCAACAAAACCAGCTGCTGCTCTCATCCAAACGATGCAAAATTCCTATGTAGGCTTATTTTGGATTACCCTGTTCCATCTGGGTCTGCACTAACTTGGAAATATACAATAACTAGAGCAAACTagctcttttatttaatttgcatGGTTTTCAAATCACtacaagaaacaagaaactgAAGAAGTACAAAGTAGACACAATCACTTAACAAATGGAAACATAGCAATCCAATACAGATGAAACAAAAGAAACACAATACTCCTAGTTCTATTTAAATTAAACAGAAAAACGTaagtaaaacataaaaagcataacaaaCCGAGGGATTGGAAAACCTGAATATCCACCTCAGATTTTCTTCATTCCCACGGCATATATAGGCCATTAAAATAAACACATCTGAAATCCAAACCCAACTCTCTTGAATTCCCATTGTAGCTTGAAAATTCATCCATCCTAATCTTCCAAATGCATGTTCTCTCCATCAATTTAAACATCTTCAATGCAACCCACAAACCCTAAAAAACAAGAATTAATGGGTaagaaggaggaaaaaaaaacataggggAACCCTATTGAGATTCATTTCAAGGATTGAGTCAAGAAAGAGAACCTGAGGAAGAACAAAGTTGGGGTTTTTGATGTGTTTTTCAAATCAATGGCGAGAATCAGAGGAAGCAGAGGACGGCTTGTCCGATACGCCGTCGTGTTCCTCTTCACCCTGAATTCGTGCTGGAATGCGGAAGCCGGAGAATCCACTGGAGAATCCGCTGCCTCCGGCGACGGAACCCTGGTGGATCAACTGCGAGAGGTAgtgatgatgatggtggtggtgatcGACCGAAGGGTCTATCCAAGCACGAATCGAAGGGGTGTTACTGGACTGAAGGGGTCCCCTCTGAGAAAAAAACTGGCCAAACGCCGGCACCGGCGCCGGCGTGTTGAACACAAACCCACCGCCATGGCCACTGTTGCCACCAGCATAGAGCAATCGCTGTTCCTCCGAGTGATGGTTCTGGTGCTGGTGTTCTGACCACCCGTAACCGCCGTCGAAGCCGAGCGCCGCGGCGGCGGTTCCGGCAAAGAGCACCGGCTCGTGGTGACTCTGAGGCTGGTGATGAAGCATAATAGGGTCCTGAAAGGACTGTAGCGAGAGCCGTAGATCTTGCTGCCCCAAATCCGGTGGCGCCGGCGGGTAACTCTGAAACGACGTCGTAGTCGCCTCCACTGGAAAGAAAGTCTTGATTGTCTCCGCAATATTGTCAGTGTCCAAGGACGCCGGCAGAAAACCAGAACCGCTATTGTATTTGATGCTgatgctgctgctgctgatgttGTTAGCATTTTCATTCTGCTCTACTTGTGGGTGAGAGAATTGTTCTGAATCTCTAGTAGCCGCGGCGAAAGCGGGGCTCTCGCCGCGGCAACTGAAGGCTGTCAATGAATCGTCCATCCCGAGAGATTTGTTTTCGCGGTGGACAATTTCTTGGGAAGGCGGTTGCATTGGCGTGGCGGTGGGGTTCCATGGCGGGAGCTCCGCGAGTTGGTCGATGGCTGCCTTGGCTTTCTTGATGAGCCAGTCGACCGCCTTGCTGGGACGGTCGTAGCCAAGGCGGTCCTGGACGTCGTAGAACTGGATGGCGGTGTGCGCCGCCAGGCGCACGCGGCGGTCTCGGGGGCCTTTGGCAGTGCAGACCTTGCTGTGGCGGTCCTTCCGTCCGGTGGAGCGGACAATGTGGCCGCCTTGCACCTCCACAATctcgccgccgccgccgcctctCATCGCCGCTCTCGACGGTGTTGCTGCTGCTTGTTGATGGTGCTGGTGAGGGTGTTGTGGTTCTCCCATTTTTCTTGCATGTTCGGATAAAGTAAGCGAGGAAGGTGGTGGCGGCGGAAGAGGCGGGCGGCAAGACCGTTTCTTTGGTGGTTGGAGTGGGTTTAAGAGTTCCGTGTCTAAAGCTGTGTAGGATTGTTGTTCCCTTTGTTGTTGGAATTGGATATGGAATTGGTGAGGATGAGATTCTTGGTCTTCTTGGTTTGTTACATGCCTTCTTGAATTTAGAATCAGATTTTGATGATGAGGTTGTTGAtgcagaagatgatgatgatgataattccTGTTAGGATCCAGAGTCAGACCCCTGTTGTGATTTTCCTCTTCCAGCTTTTAATGAAGCTTTGCACTTATTCCTAATGGGTTGTTGATTCCTTGCACTCCCAGCTTTGCACTTCTTGTTGCTTGTGCAACTGCCACCACTCTGAAACTTGCTTCTGCCTCTTCCAAAAGTTCCTGCCATTCAATTTTCCCACTTCCATCACCACCAAAATAAAAGAGCCCTCTGCACTGAGGAAACTAAATTAAACCAAACCAACAATGTTATACCAACTCACTTTTCAGCCTAACCCATCTTTTTGccctctctctctatctctccctctttgtttttttctctctctctccacacACACCACTTTTGTGCCTTTTTGCCAATTGAGCTCCCCTTTATACACTTTGTAATGTAATGTACTAACCAAACTGAAACTACACAATACGATTGGGTTCGTTAATACCCTCTTGGTCTCGGACAAACCACCTTAGGTAACCACCCAACTCGTGTCGTTTtgcaaaaaatttaacaaaatcttcATCTCTCAGGCTCAGCACAATAGGCAGATACGAGATCACAGTTATAGGGAAGAGGAATTCATTCTGGCCCTATGGGAGAGGGCTTGATGATGGCAGCGGTAAAGGGTGACAGTGTTTGGTCGGAATGGAGGTGTTAACTCTTCTGCTGCTGTTCTTATACCACACTACACTACACTACACACGACATTATACATAATACAACCAACACACCCAACATTCATTCAATCTCCAAATCTTGGATCAATCTTCCTGCCCCTATTTCAACTTTCACCAATtcactcttctctttctctttcttaatttgggtctactttattttactatattGTTATGTACATGTAACAAAACTTCCATATATTTACTTTGGTGTTTTTCAAATTACTTTTCAATTAGAATTAaagttttacttttataatatttgttaacATTTACTAACATAATGTAATATGGTTACTTTCAGATTTATATTGATGTTTACCGACATAATATGAATATGATATGattaatagataattttattttttaagtgattaaatttgtaagtattaataaaatatttattaggaaaGATCAACCATTTATATGAATCTTAGTATGCCTCCCAAAATTAGAGATTAATTTtctattgaaaaatattatatgttcatttaaaaatgatttaattatgtAATTGGTTCCTTAACTATAATTAAAAGTTCAATTGAATCTCACTTATTAAAAAGTTCAATTAGATCTTTTAATCGTTTAAAATAGTAGAATTTCGTATTGGTAACCAATGTAAAATTACCTGGTTACATCGATTATATTGATAATCAATGTAAAAACGACTATTTACATGAGTCACAAATTTTAATGAGAATATCATTTTTACATGGTTGTATTgacaattgatataaaaaatatttatttttaaaccaaTAGATAATACAATTACAATATCTTCAATAATTATAGGATattattaaacattttattaaatatcaaGTTAAACCTTCTAATATAATTAAGGGATCAATTGCATAATTAAGCTTAGAAAAATATGATAGTGCTTAACATAAACATTTTATCACAcatattatcaatataaaatttgaattctaattaaaaaaataatacccaAAACACCTAAGTTCGGTCCATAAATCCATTAGTTTCACTTGCTAGTTAGAAGTTAGAACCGttggttttgtaattttatctcAGGGCAGTGTGTTTGTCTTGATGCCCTTTGAGGGATAGATCCTTTACATGCCCCCACCACAACTTTTGAAAGGGACACCCTTGCCACAGCTTTTCTGGTTTCCCTTTCACACTTCTCTCCCTCTATCTATCTTTATTGTTTCGCTTAAAAGCAACATAACCGTAACATGGATGCCTAGATTTACTTCACCAAAACCCTCTTATGGTTTGTGAAATTATTACTGTAGACGGCATCTTGAGGGCctcccttctctttcttttctagaACAACACTCTGTGCCCATGTTTTTGCATGCTTGTCCTTTTCCTTAGAAAgtcaaataatttcattttttaaaaaataaagactcGTCGATCATAAATATCTTTGTTAGtacctttcaaaaaaaatcttctttgtTAGTAAAATTTCCAATATGCATATATACCcatcaattatttgattttatgtatctatatctttttataaaatcctACTCATGATAATATCAATTATAAATCAATGAAAAGtgacaaagaaaataattaaatatgtttaaaacaatgtttattttgaataattataaaaatttatgatattaagatataagataaaaaattaataatatataacacatgattaattaaaatatttttagtgttAAAGAAGTCTAATTTAGTTGATT harbors:
- the LOC100800275 gene encoding transcription factor TCP3, with the translated sequence MGEPQHPHQHHQQAAATPSRAAMRGGGGGEIVEVQGGHIVRSTGRKDRHSKVCTAKGPRDRRVRLAAHTAIQFYDVQDRLGYDRPSKAVDWLIKKAKAAIDQLAELPPWNPTATPMQPPSQEIVHRENKSLGMDDSLTAFSCRGESPAFAAATRDSEQFSHPQVEQNENANNISSSSISIKYNSGSGFLPASLDTDNIAETIKTFFPVEATTTSFQSYPPAPPDLGQQDLRLSLQSFQDPIMLHHQPQSHHEPVLFAGTAAAALGFDGGYGWSEHQHQNHHSEEQRLLYAGGNSGHGGGFVFNTPAPVPAFGQFFSQRGPLQSSNTPSIRAWIDPSVDHHHHHHHYLSQLIHQGSVAGGSGFSSGFSGFRIPARIQGEEEHDGVSDKPSSASSDSRH